The Microbacter sp. GSS18 genome has a segment encoding these proteins:
- a CDS encoding FAD:protein FMN transferase yields the protein MMDIGPGRQVEVRHIMGTAVSIHVLTDRRSEIDAGSAMEACFADLRAVDRRFSPYREDSEISRIRRGDLALADAGPDVAEVFAACAQWERATNGMFSASWQGGFDPTGYVKGWAVERAARRHLEPLLSRTGVIAVGINAGGDMQLFTAEGADWTWHVGIADPARPGDLVATVDVRTGAVATSGSAERGSHILDPRTGAAVTGVASATVVADALTAADVWATAATVAGFDDLTWLAGAGTRMGILVDDAGRTRRWTGATPVSVETVAGVSA from the coding sequence ATGATGGACATCGGACCCGGGCGGCAGGTCGAGGTCCGCCACATCATGGGCACGGCGGTCAGCATCCACGTGCTCACCGACCGGCGTTCGGAGATCGACGCCGGATCGGCGATGGAGGCGTGCTTCGCGGATCTCCGCGCGGTCGACCGACGATTCTCGCCCTACCGGGAGGATTCCGAGATCTCGCGGATCCGACGCGGCGACCTGGCGCTCGCCGACGCGGGGCCCGACGTCGCCGAGGTGTTCGCGGCATGCGCACAGTGGGAGCGCGCGACGAACGGCATGTTCTCGGCGAGCTGGCAGGGCGGTTTCGATCCGACCGGCTACGTCAAGGGGTGGGCGGTGGAGCGCGCCGCGCGCCGACACCTCGAACCTCTTCTCTCGCGGACGGGCGTCATCGCGGTCGGCATCAACGCCGGCGGCGACATGCAGCTGTTCACCGCCGAGGGTGCCGACTGGACGTGGCACGTCGGCATCGCCGATCCCGCACGGCCCGGTGATCTCGTCGCCACCGTCGACGTGCGCACCGGCGCTGTCGCCACGAGCGGGTCGGCCGAGCGGGGGAGCCACATCCTGGACCCGCGAACCGGCGCCGCCGTCACCGGAGTCGCCTCGGCCACCGTCGTCGCGGACGCGCTGACCGCCGCCGACGTGTGGGCGACGGCGGCGACCGTCGCGGGGTTCGACGACCTGACGTGGCTGGCGGGCGCCGGCACACGCATGGGGATCCTCGTCGACGACGCCGGTCGCACACGGCGATGGACCGGCGCGACCCCCGTCAGCGTCGAGACCGTCGCCGGCGTTTCGGCGTAG
- a CDS encoding DUF202 domain-containing protein has translation MSRFPRSVFDHGTEPDIRFTLANERTFLAWIRTALALLAGGVALEVLGLDLVPHLRLAASLTLVISGALTPGLAWVNWMRTERALRLEQPLPGSLLGPVLSVAVSVSAVLVLLAVLL, from the coding sequence ATGAGCCGCTTCCCCCGTTCCGTGTTCGACCATGGCACGGAGCCGGACATCCGGTTCACCCTCGCCAACGAGCGCACGTTCCTGGCGTGGATCCGCACGGCACTGGCGCTGCTCGCGGGCGGTGTGGCGCTCGAGGTCCTGGGGCTCGATCTCGTGCCCCACCTGCGGCTGGCGGCGTCGCTGACGCTCGTCATCTCGGGCGCGCTCACCCCGGGTCTGGCGTGGGTGAACTGGATGCGGACCGAGCGTGCGCTCCGCCTCGAACAGCCGCTGCCCGGTTCGCTGCTCGGACCGGTGCTGTCCGTGGCCGTCAGCGTCTCGGCTGTGCTCGTGCTGCTCGCGGTGCTGCTCTGA
- a CDS encoding aminotransferase class V-fold PLP-dependent enzyme, with the protein MTASVPPEKMHAISDDTRAIVDDVLDYARRRAVYENVPLDKPLTPRDLSRLASGSISADGIGARRAIALFENVLAPACVTTDHPAYLSFIPSAPTKAAIAFDLVVSASSVYGGSWMEGSGAVFAENEVLHWLAAEFGLPAGAGGVFMQGGTIGNLSALVTARDAARRRNRDLGRPDPARWAVVGSAEAHSSIASAAAVMDVDVVDVPTGDDGRLHGDAVARTLDEHGDAVFAVVATGGTTNFGIVDDIASVAEVVKERGVWLHIDGAYGLAAMLVNRMRPVFAGVEKADSLIVDPHKWLFAPFDACALIYRDPNEALLAHTQKAEYLDTLTGGADWNPSDLGIQLTRRARGLPLWFSLATHGTDEYRAAIEHGIDLAREIADEIERRPGLSLVRDPQLSVVVFRREGWSQADYAAWSDQLLEEQAGFVVPSSHRGEPVLRFAIISPLTTFELLAGILDTLA; encoded by the coding sequence GTGACCGCATCCGTCCCGCCCGAGAAGATGCACGCGATCTCGGACGACACCCGCGCGATCGTCGACGACGTGCTCGACTACGCGCGGCGCCGCGCCGTGTACGAGAACGTCCCGCTGGACAAGCCGCTGACCCCGCGCGACCTGTCGCGGCTGGCGTCGGGCTCGATCAGCGCCGACGGGATCGGGGCGCGTCGCGCGATCGCCCTGTTCGAGAACGTGCTGGCCCCGGCGTGCGTGACGACCGACCACCCGGCCTACCTGTCGTTCATCCCGTCCGCGCCGACGAAGGCCGCGATCGCGTTCGACCTCGTGGTGTCGGCGTCATCGGTGTACGGCGGCTCGTGGATGGAGGGCTCGGGAGCGGTCTTCGCCGAGAACGAGGTGCTGCACTGGCTGGCCGCCGAGTTCGGCCTGCCCGCCGGCGCCGGAGGCGTGTTCATGCAGGGCGGCACGATCGGCAACCTGTCGGCGCTCGTGACGGCGCGGGATGCCGCGCGGCGGCGGAACCGAGACCTCGGGCGGCCGGACCCCGCCCGGTGGGCGGTCGTCGGCAGCGCCGAGGCCCACTCGTCGATCGCGTCGGCGGCCGCGGTCATGGACGTCGACGTGGTCGATGTGCCGACGGGTGACGACGGGCGCCTCCACGGCGACGCCGTCGCACGCACCCTCGACGAGCACGGCGACGCCGTCTTCGCGGTCGTCGCGACGGGGGGAACGACGAACTTCGGCATCGTCGACGACATCGCGTCGGTCGCCGAGGTCGTGAAGGAGCGCGGCGTGTGGCTCCACATCGACGGCGCGTACGGCCTCGCGGCGATGCTCGTCAATCGCATGCGTCCGGTGTTCGCCGGTGTCGAGAAGGCCGATTCGCTCATCGTCGACCCCCACAAGTGGCTGTTCGCCCCGTTCGACGCGTGCGCTCTCATCTACCGCGACCCGAACGAGGCGCTGCTCGCCCACACGCAGAAGGCCGAGTACCTCGACACCCTGACCGGCGGCGCCGACTGGAACCCGTCGGATCTGGGTATCCAGCTCACCCGCCGCGCCCGCGGCCTGCCGCTGTGGTTCTCGCTGGCCACCCACGGCACCGACGAGTACCGCGCGGCGATCGAGCACGGCATCGACCTCGCGCGCGAGATCGCCGACGAGATCGAGCGGCGACCGGGGCTGTCCCTCGTGCGCGACCCGCAGCTGTCCGTCGTGGTGTTCCGCCGCGAGGGGTGGAGCCAGGCCGACTACGCCGCGTGGTCGGATCAGCTGCTCGAGGAGCAGGCCGGGTTCGTCGTTCCGAGCTCGCATCGCGGCGAGCCGGTGCTGCGCTTCGCGATCATCAGCCCGCTGACGACGTTCGAGCTGCTCGCCGGCATCCTCGACACGCTGGCGTAG
- a CDS encoding response regulator transcription factor, with protein MTRDLPGATGPDHPALLYVEDDAEIAEMTIEVLSDVYRVDHATDGSAALDLALHHRYDAMVVDRRLPGMDGAAFIEAVRTARITTPVLMLTALGSVADRVSGLDAGANDYLVKPFDYDELLARLRALRRGFQATGRRRTLGAWLFTPDSFALYSPTESRVALTATEAALLELLSASPEHVFSRDEILSSVFAAGDAPGSVDTYVHYIRRKSTPEIIETVRGRGYRAGAPT; from the coding sequence GTGACGCGCGACCTCCCCGGGGCGACCGGACCGGACCACCCCGCCCTGCTCTACGTCGAGGACGACGCCGAGATCGCCGAGATGACGATCGAGGTGCTCTCGGACGTGTACCGCGTCGACCACGCGACCGACGGGAGCGCGGCGCTGGATCTGGCGCTGCACCATCGATACGACGCCATGGTGGTCGACCGGCGGCTGCCCGGCATGGACGGGGCGGCGTTCATCGAAGCGGTGCGCACGGCCCGCATCACCACGCCGGTGCTCATGCTCACTGCGCTCGGCTCGGTCGCCGATCGCGTCAGCGGATTGGATGCGGGCGCGAACGACTACCTGGTCAAGCCGTTCGACTACGACGAGCTCCTCGCTCGTCTGCGCGCGCTCCGGCGCGGTTTCCAGGCGACCGGCCGCAGAAGGACGCTCGGTGCGTGGCTGTTCACCCCCGACTCCTTCGCGCTGTACAGCCCGACCGAGTCGCGGGTCGCCCTGACCGCCACCGAGGCGGCGCTGCTCGAGCTGCTCTCCGCGAGCCCCGAGCACGTCTTCAGCCGAGACGAGATCCTCAGCTCGGTCTTCGCGGCCGGGGATGCGCCGGGATCGGTCGACACGTACGTCCACTACATCCGCCGCAAGTCCACCCCCGAGATCATCGAGACCGTCCGGGGACGCGGGTACCGGGCGGGAGCGCCGACGTGA
- a CDS encoding arsenate reductase ArsC, producing MADKPTVLFVCVHNAGRSQMAAGFLRELGAGRIEVLSAGSAPKDQINPTAVEAMAEEGIDIAGNTPKVLTVEAVKESDVVITMGCGDACPIFPGKRYEDWVLDDPAGQGIETVRPIRDEIRRRVEELVAELVPAASAS from the coding sequence ATGGCCGACAAGCCGACCGTCCTGTTCGTCTGCGTCCACAACGCCGGACGCTCCCAGATGGCCGCGGGCTTCCTGCGCGAGCTGGGCGCGGGTCGCATCGAGGTGCTGTCGGCCGGCTCCGCGCCGAAGGATCAGATCAACCCCACCGCCGTCGAGGCCATGGCCGAAGAGGGCATCGACATCGCGGGCAACACCCCGAAGGTGCTCACGGTCGAGGCCGTGAAGGAGTCCGACGTCGTCATCACGATGGGCTGCGGCGACGCATGCCCGATCTTCCCCGGGAAGCGCTACGAGGACTGGGTCCTCGACGACCCGGCCGGTCAGGGCATCGAGACCGTGCGCCCCATCCGTGACGAGATCCGCCGCCGCGTCGAGGAGCTCGTCGCAGAACTCGTGCCCGCGGCATCCGCTTCCTGA
- a CDS encoding FMN-binding protein produces MKKIIYSVLATLSGLVLLFSYKTSWNETAVDASAATISSDTTSSTAADSTSSSGDDEGSESSADDESAEDDGSTTSGSSGSASSSSSADSSSSLADGTYTGSAVSTRYGAVQVAITVSGGKITSVDVPQYPSRDGRDLQISQYSLPILADETVSAQSSSISMVSGATYTSRGYIESLQSAIDQAQQ; encoded by the coding sequence GTGAAGAAGATCATCTACAGCGTGCTCGCGACCCTCAGCGGACTCGTCCTGCTGTTCAGCTACAAGACGTCGTGGAACGAGACGGCCGTCGACGCATCCGCCGCGACCATCTCCAGCGACACGACATCGAGCACCGCAGCGGACAGCACCTCGTCGTCGGGCGACGACGAGGGCTCCGAGTCATCGGCGGACGACGAGTCCGCCGAAGACGACGGATCGACGACGTCGGGATCGAGCGGCTCCGCGTCGAGCTCGTCCTCGGCGGACTCGTCGTCGAGCCTCGCCGATGGGACGTACACGGGCTCGGCCGTGAGCACGCGCTACGGAGCGGTCCAGGTCGCCATCACGGTGTCCGGCGGGAAGATCACGTCGGTGGACGTCCCCCAGTACCCGTCGCGAGACGGGCGCGACCTCCAGATCAGTCAGTACTCGCTGCCGATCCTGGCCGACGAGACCGTCAGCGCGCAGTCCTCCTCCATCAGCATGGTGTCCGGCGCCACGTACACGAGCCGGGGCTACATCGAGTCGCTGCAGAGCGCGATCGACCAGGCGCAGCAATGA
- a CDS encoding MarR family transcriptional regulator, producing the protein MGDESDGREPEGPRLIYLVKQLEAVIRALLDAVLRARRITVTQYTALTVLEQHPEQSAAQLARHSFVSAQAMDGVVRALEASGLIERHRDPDNRRRLVISLTPAARSLLAEIRPDVARIETAAFGSLGPQDRATLAHWLGEGRYGLERFRRGT; encoded by the coding sequence ATGGGGGATGAATCCGACGGGCGTGAGCCCGAGGGGCCGCGGCTGATCTATCTCGTCAAGCAGCTCGAGGCGGTGATCCGCGCGCTTCTGGACGCGGTGCTGCGGGCCCGACGGATCACGGTGACGCAGTACACGGCGCTGACTGTGCTCGAGCAGCATCCCGAGCAGAGCGCGGCCCAGCTGGCGCGCCATTCGTTCGTCTCGGCCCAGGCCATGGACGGGGTGGTCCGCGCGCTCGAGGCGTCCGGGCTCATCGAGCGCCACCGTGATCCTGACAATCGGCGCCGGCTCGTGATCTCCCTCACGCCCGCAGCGAGGTCGCTGCTGGCCGAGATCCGACCCGACGTCGCACGCATCGAGACTGCCGCTTTCGGCTCCCTCGGTCCGCAGGACCGCGCAACGCTCGCCCACTGGCTGGGCGAAGGGCGGTACGGACTCGAGCGGTTCCGACGCGGGACTTGA
- a CDS encoding ribonuclease HI — protein sequence MTEDRPYIVATDGACKGNPGPAGWAWVGEDGQWAAGSIPKGTNNIGELMGLLRAIDDHRDVRNLVVQADSKYAIDTYSSWMDGHRRRGWKTSTGSPTKNRELLEQLIAARDARRAAGMPDVVLEHVRGHSGHVLNEWADERAVRASTHAAKGVESAWSSLSGQDRLDVTAAP from the coding sequence GTGACTGAAGACCGGCCTTACATCGTGGCAACAGACGGAGCGTGCAAAGGCAACCCCGGCCCGGCGGGCTGGGCGTGGGTCGGCGAGGACGGCCAATGGGCCGCCGGGTCCATCCCGAAGGGCACCAACAACATCGGCGAGCTGATGGGTCTGCTGCGCGCCATCGACGACCACCGGGACGTCCGCAACCTCGTCGTGCAGGCGGACTCCAAGTACGCCATCGACACGTACTCGTCGTGGATGGACGGCCACCGGCGCCGCGGCTGGAAGACCTCGACGGGGTCGCCCACCAAGAACCGCGAGCTGCTGGAGCAGCTGATCGCCGCTCGCGACGCGCGGCGGGCGGCGGGGATGCCGGACGTCGTGCTCGAACATGTGCGCGGGCACTCCGGGCACGTGCTGAACGAATGGGCCGACGAGCGCGCCGTGCGCGCCTCGACGCACGCCGCGAAGGGCGTCGAGAGCGCGTGGTCCTCGCTGTCCGGCCAGGACCGGCTCGACGTCACGGCCGCACCCTAG
- a CDS encoding ferric reductase-like transmembrane domain-containing protein, protein MATLTSPRIAAPGARTAPTAPPFPVGRRSARSRTAWNVLAVTVIWLTSLVVVALWVTGGGVQDLLSGSAETLNTLGRVTGLVAANLLLYQVLLMARIPLFERGFGHDGMTRMHRLVGFWSFWLLMAHIVLLVAGYAAQAAINPFVQLWQFIWEYPGMLLATAGTILLVMIVITSIRRARRKLRYESWHLLHLYGYLGVGLAIPHMLWTGADFLASPLATAYWWGLWATTAAAVLVWRVGVPLGRSWRHGLRVAGVRRDGRNGIEVRMTGRDVSGLRAEPGQFFVWRFLDGTGWTRGHPFSLAAAPDADELTISARIVGDGTRRMTKLKPGTRVLFEGPYGHMTESARTGTKLLMIGAGAGVAPLVSILEGAAFAPGSATLLTRDHSDADALRLEAIGRLVAQRGVRHFTLNGPRSHRGSAWLPAGITSKGPDVIRSLAPDLAAYDVYLCGPVPWMDEVTRDLRAAGIAPDRIHSEAFAV, encoded by the coding sequence ATGGCAACCCTGACCTCCCCTCGAATCGCGGCTCCCGGCGCGCGGACCGCACCGACGGCGCCGCCGTTCCCGGTCGGCCGGCGATCGGCTCGGTCCCGCACGGCGTGGAACGTACTCGCCGTGACGGTCATCTGGCTCACGAGCCTCGTCGTCGTCGCCCTGTGGGTGACCGGAGGCGGCGTGCAGGACCTCCTCTCGGGGTCGGCTGAGACCTTGAACACGCTGGGGCGGGTCACCGGACTCGTCGCGGCGAACCTGCTGCTGTACCAGGTGCTCCTCATGGCCCGCATCCCGCTGTTCGAGCGCGGCTTCGGGCACGACGGCATGACGCGGATGCATCGCCTCGTGGGCTTCTGGTCGTTCTGGCTTCTCATGGCGCACATCGTGCTCCTGGTCGCGGGATACGCCGCGCAGGCCGCCATCAATCCGTTCGTCCAGCTGTGGCAGTTCATCTGGGAGTACCCGGGAATGCTGCTCGCGACGGCGGGCACGATCCTGCTGGTGATGATCGTGATCACATCGATCCGCCGAGCGCGACGCAAGCTGCGCTACGAGTCGTGGCACCTGCTGCACCTGTACGGCTACCTCGGCGTGGGGCTGGCGATCCCGCACATGCTCTGGACCGGCGCGGACTTCCTGGCCTCGCCCCTCGCCACGGCCTACTGGTGGGGTCTGTGGGCGACGACCGCGGCCGCCGTGCTCGTCTGGCGTGTGGGCGTGCCGCTGGGACGGTCGTGGCGCCACGGACTTCGGGTCGCCGGCGTGCGGCGCGACGGCCGCAACGGGATCGAGGTGCGCATGACCGGCCGCGACGTCTCGGGACTCCGCGCCGAACCGGGCCAGTTCTTCGTGTGGCGCTTCCTCGACGGGACCGGGTGGACCCGCGGCCACCCGTTCTCGCTCGCCGCCGCTCCCGACGCCGACGAGCTGACCATCTCGGCCCGCATCGTCGGTGACGGCACACGACGCATGACCAAGCTCAAGCCCGGCACGCGCGTTCTCTTCGAGGGGCCCTACGGCCACATGACCGAGAGTGCGCGGACGGGCACCAAGCTGCTCATGATCGGCGCCGGCGCCGGTGTCGCACCGCTCGTCTCCATCCTCGAAGGGGCGGCCTTCGCCCCGGGATCCGCCACGCTGCTCACACGGGACCACTCGGATGCCGATGCCCTCCGGCTCGAGGCGATCGGGCGGCTGGTGGCCCAGCGCGGAGTGCGCCACTTCACGCTCAACGGGCCGCGCTCGCACCGCGGCTCGGCCTGGCTGCCGGCCGGCATCACATCGAAGGGCCCCGATGTGATCCGGAGCCTCGCGCCCGACCTCGCCGCGTACGACGTCTACCTGTGCGGGCCCGTTCCGTGGATGGACGAGGTCACGCGCGACCTGCGCGCCGCCGGCATCGCCCCCGACCGCATCCACAGCGAAGCGTTCGCTGTCTAG
- a CDS encoding HAMP domain-containing sensor histidine kinase, translated as MSDIDDRRRVRSAAVRVGLWVGAASALIIAAGVAILVTVILVRARPEREEEHHTLPAGGAGGGDEIVVDVDRILPWVIALGVLGVLLLTVVAWLAARRSVHPLAEALRAQRAFVSDASHELRTPLTALDSRIQIVQRRYERGDPIDDALVDLRRNASAMDDVLTDLLLTAESDAAGELAVSDAVACARDAAAALAPVADEHHVSIVVDAPPHAPAAMASVTLTRLCIALVDNAVQHSPDGASVRVRVERADGRVLLRVEDEGPGIEDDQRELIFERFARSGESGRRRGFGLGLALVRDVADRHGGAVSVERTSPAGTTFLLELPAEDATPKRRRRSRR; from the coding sequence GTGAGCGACATCGACGACCGCCGGCGCGTCCGCTCGGCAGCAGTGCGGGTCGGGCTGTGGGTCGGCGCCGCCTCCGCCCTCATCATCGCCGCGGGTGTGGCGATCCTGGTCACGGTTATCCTCGTGCGCGCCCGCCCCGAGCGCGAAGAGGAGCACCACACGCTCCCCGCAGGCGGTGCAGGAGGCGGCGACGAGATCGTGGTGGATGTCGACCGCATCCTCCCCTGGGTCATCGCCCTGGGCGTCCTCGGCGTGCTGCTGCTGACCGTCGTGGCGTGGCTCGCCGCGCGCCGGTCGGTGCATCCGCTCGCCGAGGCGCTGCGCGCTCAGCGCGCCTTCGTGTCGGATGCCAGTCATGAGTTGCGCACGCCGCTCACCGCGCTCGACAGCCGGATCCAGATCGTCCAGCGCCGCTACGAGCGCGGCGATCCGATCGATGACGCCCTGGTGGATCTGCGTCGCAACGCCTCCGCGATGGACGACGTGCTCACCGACCTGCTTCTGACCGCCGAGTCGGATGCCGCCGGCGAGCTTGCCGTCTCGGATGCTGTGGCGTGCGCGCGCGATGCCGCCGCCGCGCTGGCTCCGGTCGCCGACGAGCACCACGTCTCGATCGTCGTCGACGCGCCGCCCCACGCCCCGGCGGCCATGGCATCCGTGACGCTGACGCGCCTGTGCATCGCGCTCGTCGACAACGCCGTGCAGCACTCCCCCGACGGCGCCAGTGTGCGCGTTCGCGTCGAGCGCGCCGACGGTCGTGTGCTCCTCCGCGTCGAGGACGAGGGGCCGGGGATCGAGGACGATCAGCGGGAGCTGATCTTCGAGCGGTTCGCACGGTCGGGCGAGAGCGGCCGCAGACGGGGATTCGGCTTGGGACTGGCGCTCGTCCGCGATGTCGCAGACCGACACGGCGGGGCGGTGAGCGTCGAACGGACCTCGCCCGCCGGGACGACGTTCCTGCTCGAGCTTCCCGCGGAGGACGCTACGCCGAAACGCCGGCGACGGTCTCGACGCTGA
- a CDS encoding tocopherol cyclase family protein, which translates to MRSPAAWLRGVRHPEAFHGRGVHKGFFEGWYVKLISADRAQRWAVIPGVFKGLDAAGTQDDEAFVQVLDGLTGRSWYHRYPVEAFRAADDRFEVAVGPNTFDAGGFTLDVPQLRGRIDVTSPFEPWPVTLREPGIMGWYGLVPFMECFHGIVSFGHRLSGTVEVEGAPTSFEGGRGYIEKDWGQAFPSGYVWLASNHVDAAVGDGADASLIASVAIIPWLGSSFRGSIIGFRHSGRLHKWTTYNRSRERRLQITDTHVRWAVEGPDGTLELDAERTRGGLLHAPLRTAMHQRVEETLDTSVAFRHRDHDGRTLLEGVAEVAGLEVFGDTERLLSLKT; encoded by the coding sequence ATGCGATCCCCGGCGGCATGGCTGCGAGGCGTCCGGCATCCCGAGGCCTTCCACGGCCGCGGCGTGCACAAGGGATTCTTCGAGGGGTGGTACGTCAAACTCATCAGCGCCGATCGAGCGCAGCGGTGGGCGGTGATCCCCGGCGTCTTCAAAGGCCTCGATGCCGCCGGGACGCAGGACGACGAGGCCTTCGTCCAGGTGCTCGACGGGCTGACCGGCCGGTCCTGGTACCACCGGTACCCGGTCGAGGCCTTCCGTGCGGCCGATGACCGGTTCGAGGTCGCCGTCGGACCCAACACCTTCGACGCCGGCGGCTTCACGCTCGACGTACCGCAGCTGCGCGGTCGCATCGACGTGACGTCCCCCTTCGAGCCGTGGCCGGTCACGCTGCGCGAGCCGGGCATCATGGGGTGGTACGGGCTCGTGCCGTTCATGGAGTGCTTCCACGGCATCGTCTCATTCGGGCACCGGCTGAGCGGAACGGTCGAGGTCGAGGGAGCGCCGACGTCGTTCGAGGGCGGCCGCGGCTACATCGAGAAGGACTGGGGACAGGCGTTCCCCTCGGGCTACGTGTGGCTCGCGAGCAACCACGTCGACGCCGCGGTCGGGGACGGCGCGGATGCCTCGCTCATCGCATCGGTGGCGATCATCCCGTGGCTGGGGTCGTCGTTCCGCGGCTCGATCATCGGCTTCCGCCACAGCGGGCGCCTGCACAAGTGGACCACCTACAACCGATCACGCGAACGCCGGCTGCAGATCACCGACACGCACGTCCGATGGGCCGTGGAGGGGCCCGACGGCACGCTCGAGCTCGATGCCGAGCGGACGCGGGGCGGACTGCTGCACGCGCCGCTGCGCACCGCGATGCATCAGCGCGTGGAAGAGACGCTCGACACGAGCGTCGCGTTCCGCCATCGCGATCACGACGGCCGTACGCTCCTCGAGGGCGTCGCCGAGGTCGCCGGGCTCGAGGTCTTCGGCGACACCGAGCGCCTGCTCTCGCTCAAGACCTAG
- a CDS encoding DUF202 domain-containing protein, translating to MALFDPGLQPERNELAWRRTTLAIAAGSLVALRLLPEVFGHALWVIPGAVGLVVSGGVWIAARRRYSTVSASAIAHGDRVPHPDGRLPLVLAVFATSVGALGLAIVVAIALAG from the coding sequence ATGGCGCTGTTCGACCCGGGCCTGCAACCGGAGCGCAACGAGCTCGCGTGGCGTCGGACGACGCTCGCGATCGCGGCGGGCTCCCTCGTCGCGCTGCGGCTGCTGCCCGAGGTGTTCGGCCACGCCCTGTGGGTGATTCCCGGCGCGGTCGGTCTCGTCGTCTCCGGCGGCGTGTGGATCGCGGCCCGCCGCCGCTACTCCACGGTCTCGGCGTCGGCGATCGCGCACGGCGACCGCGTCCCGCATCCCGACGGGCGGCTGCCGCTCGTCCTCGCGGTGTTCGCGACCTCGGTCGGCGCCCTCGGCCTCGCGATCGTGGTCGCGATCGCCCTCGCCGGCTGA